One genomic window of Channa argus isolate prfri chromosome 5, Channa argus male v1.0, whole genome shotgun sequence includes the following:
- the LOC137127236 gene encoding uncharacterized protein: MASENNDTNARSDEETAPSSETNEHDYANTADSNFATSEAPPSSGTTAINGDVTTEQSFPTPCDPGQSAPVLPSASVPVEPPEPVVGAEVDCPGGPEVEQTEEDPQKTAASQPATTASIQQRGRRRPKRPEDRSCSCCKSEFERQGRSFNRRAVYTFTTPETVQWIFPDSVVNDKSFLCETCAQVIRSKCKRKQTGKRPMWLKPPAAKPSEMRDKKKKGRRMGKKSKAALLVSKSCYKAAFKMLWSAKGARKPMMEFWSKQLKEEMKLLSRHADSPFHQKVSNRKPLSSFPWRRCLNWAQDKAPLVTTCLRSMFPDINALSKSSHQLSEEQAQTLLERRTVVALSIPLFTRNIWKNNFLQAALGAELRLQGCSGSALDALNTMGLCQNKDTVRLLLHRLRNCKKIPVQNGRQRMKLKQEQMKHMTDMDVEDEEEEEEEEEEDENEEEEEEEEDEEMEMAVEEEEVEEEEVQDGVQDEEDGEEEGEEDQAAEEKEEKKRRKRKAKKQRKEKRKDRGKQKAKETEEEEEDEEGSEQKKSRVVVVRLGLLKGHSEVGRSDLSAP, from the exons ATGGCGAGTGAAAACAACGACACCAACGCGAGAAGCGACGAGGAAACTGCTCCTTCATCCGAGACTAATGAACATGACTATGCCAACACTGCGGACAGTAACTTTGCTACCTCAGAGGCGCCCCCTTCCTCCGGTACAACGGCGATTAACGGCGACGTCACCACGGAGCAAAGCTTCCCAACACCGTGTGATCCCGGGCAGAGCGCGCCGGTACTCCCCTCCGCTTCGGTACCAGTAGAGCCTCCCGAACCTGTCGTGGGCGCGGAGGTGGACTGCCCCGGTGGACCCGAAGTGGAACAAACCGAGGAAGACCCCCAAAAGACCGCGGCTTCGCAACCTGCCACGACCGCCTCCATACAGCAACGTGGCCGCCGGCGTCCCAAGCGGCCAGAGGACAGGAGCTGCTCCTGCTGCAAGTCTGAGTTTGAGAGACAGGGTCGCAGCTTTAACCGCAGGGCGGTGTACACCTTCACCACTCCAGAGACCGTGCAGTGGATTTTCCCGGACTCGGTGGTGAACGACAAGTCATTTTTGTGCGAGACTTGCGCGCAAGTCATCAGGAGCAAATGCAAACGTAAACAAACCGGGAAGCGGCCGATGTGGCTGAAACCTCCAGCAGCTAAACCG TCAGAGATGagagacaagaagaagaaaggccGCAGGATGGGCAAGAAGAGCAAAGCGGCGCTTCTGGTGAGCAAGTCCTGCTATAAGGCAGCTTTCAAAATGCTCTGGTCCGCCAAAGGTGCAAGGAAGCCCATGATGGAATTTTGGAGTAAACAACTGAAAGAGGAG ATGAAGTTGCTGTCGCGCCATGCGGATAGTCCTTTTCATCAGAAGGTGTCAAACAGAAAGCCGCTGTCGTCCTTTCCCTGGCGGCGCTGTCTGAATTGGGCTCAGGACAAAGCTCCGCTTGTCACCACCTGCCTCCGTTCAATGTTCCCTGACATCAACGCCCTCTCCAAGAGCAGTCA CCAGCTGTCAGAGGAGCAGGCCCAAACGCTCCTGGAACGCCGGACTGTGGTGGCACTCTCCATCCCGCTCTTCACCAGAAACATCTGGAAGAATAACTTTCTGCAGGCCGCTCTCGGTGCCGAGCTTCGCCTGCAGGGCTGCTCTGGCTCTGCCCTCGATGCCCTCAACACCATGGGGTTGTGTCAGAACAAAGACACTGTCAGGTTACTGCTGCACAGGCTCCGAAACTGCAAGAAAATT CCAGTGCAGAACGGACGACAGAGGATGAAGCTGAAACAAGAGCAGATGAAACACATGACAGACATGGATgtagaggatgaggaggaggaggaggaagaagaggaggaggatgaaaatgaggaggaggaagaggaagaagaagatgaggaaatGGAGATGGCTGTAGAGGAGGAagaagtggaggaggaagaagtgCAGGACGGAGTGCAAGACGAAGAAGAtggggaggaggaaggagaggaggatcaagcagcagaggaaaaggaagagaagaagaggaggaagaggaaggcaaagaagcagagaaaggagaagaggaaggacagagggaaacaaaaggcaaaggagacagaggaggaggaggaggatgaggagggttCGGAGCAGAAGAAGAgtagggtggtggtggtgaggcTCGGCCTGTTGAAAGGACACTCGGAGGTCGGACGCTCGGACCTGTCAGCTCCTTAA